The sequence ggaTAATTGCAGGTCATGAAAAGCTTCAGTATCTCATCCATTTACATGCCATCTGGTCCTTTTTTGTGATGGAACAAAAGATACCTCAACCTCCTTTCTGACCTCTTGCCTCTGTTGGAGATCATGTATTaaaacctttctttctcttctacacAGTAACTAAAAATGAGCCAGTGTCTTTTATGATAGCATTTAGGCCATTTTGAAAGCTAAATCATCAAATTCATGGCCTTGTTGTTTCTCATAGTAATTATATTTAAGTAACTCAGATGAAGTGGgctcatctcatttaattcctaaTAACTCGCAAAGTCTGCCAAGGAGTAATTGTTACAAAGATTTTGTAAAAATCAAGTGGCATTTTTTAACTGCATGGAAATCTACAAACTAGTTGGGACATCACCTTATTTTGGCTGTGGTCAATCTTATATACAGGAAGATGGAAGGAAGCTCTTTAGCTCTGAAATTTTCATCTTCTTgaggaaatttttttcatttttatcatcaaaagttttcacttttgtttgttttttcttgtctccTTGATGTTGTGCAGCCTGTTTCTGTCTTAATAAAATACCTTTTCAAAAACTGCTACAGATAAAATGTGAACCGTACCAACCACTGATGTGTTCtatatatgatctcatttagcACTGGGGTAAGTAAGGATTTGTTGTTAATTTACAGATGGGTAAACTGGGGTGGTGTGTAAGGTAATTTGGCAGGATCCCacaaaatataaatgtgtgtgcGTGGTGGGGGACTCATCTATCAGTTTCATATCCTTGATTTTAACCACTTGTTGATTCCTAGATAACTATTCTCTGAAAAAGGCAATATCATCAAGTTAATGCAGCTAAGTACAATATTTCTGCCTTTACAATATCAGCCAGTTATTGAACGATTATTTAGGAGATACCGATTTATTAAgattttgagatttctttctctcttagctTCTATCAACTGGAAACTCACATTCATAACTATTAGCAACATTCTCCACATATTCCATCATTTCTACCACCACATACATCCAAATGTAACATGGAGACATCAAAGGAAACCATTTTACACAATATGGCTTTAATCCATATTTTATGACTACTTTGACTATTGTCTGCTCATTAGTATTCTTGCAGGAAGACAAGCTAAGAGAACTCAATGTCCCTCCACCAATTACTTTTCATTCATGTAATAATTATTATACCAAAAATTCCTTTGATATGTCCACACATGTACTTTATGTGACTATGACACAGCTGTTTATATGACTATTTCCAAGAGATTGCCCAAGAAAGAAATAGACTTCCATTACTATACCTAAAAGGTTCCATTTTTCAGGTTCTATGGATATCATCAGATTAGAGGAAAACTTGTTGTGGGAGTTATTTCAATCAATGTGTTGACATGGAAAGACTGGTATAAAGTGTGAACCAGGTTAGCCATCAGAGAATGATTAATGCAACAGATACttgggaaataaaaaatgaatttcttaaaagTGAAATTTGAATCCCCTTAAAGAGAAATcagatcagggcacctgggtggctcagtgggttaaagcctctgccttccgctcaggtcatgatcctaggatcctgggatcaagccccgcatcaggctctctgcttagcagggagcctgcttcctcctctttctctgcctgcctctctgcctacttgtgatctctgtctgtcaaataaataaaatcttttaaaaaaaaagagagaagtcagaTCAATTCtgtaaaaagtataaaaacagggAGTTGTAAGATTAGCTCATGATATTCAGAGGTGCCTCAGGATTCAAATCACAGCAATTATCATAGTGTAATGTATAGAATCTTAATACAGAGTCATAGTATAGTGTAAAGTTATTAATAAGAATGTAAGACTCCCACTGTGAAACCAGAGGGTTTCCACACAGATTACTGAGTGATCCATTGACATTTAGCTTGTGAAGAGAAAACATCATATTCATCCAGGAGTATGGTATCTCTAAACCGATTCTGCTTCTGCCTGCATCCTGTCTTATTTTTAGCTGTTACTCATCTTAAAatgtttctctattctttttctaatttcctaaGCCCCTCTGTAAAAAACATCCTCCATATTCTACACTTCCTATTCCACTCAACAAATCCACTTTGAAATTAAGTGAACTTAATTCATTCAGACAACTAAACATCCCTGGTTGCCTGTGACAACAGACCACCCTCTTCAAATCTTCTTGAAGGGCCACACTTAATGTCCTGTCAGTGATTTGTTCAATGTCTTTATGATGAAAACTGAGTAAATATACAGCTAGACTCTCTCCCACCAATCCTCATTTGAGAGCCAATGTCACAGATTCAGGGATCTATAACCGCTCCCCGGGACCAGGAATAATATTGGTTGAGGATAAGGCTCTCATTAGCTATGTACTCACCCACATAGAAGAGAAATGGGGTTCTTCTAGGTCCACAAGATGCCCAGAGGGGATCTGCATTTACAGCAAAATTGGACTGATATctacaaggaaataaagaaggaaagcctACAGAAGGTGTTTCAAACACCTGAGTGTAGAGGTCATGGGAAATGCAAAAGATCAGTGATCTCAGACTTGTGATTTCCATTTCCACAAAAAATGTCAGAAATCCTAACACTCTCCCTTGTTCACATATGAGTCTagtggaggttttgttttgtttattttgttttgttttatatttttatttatttatttgacagagagagtgagaggacacaagcagggcggacagtggggagagagagggagaagtggactccctgatgagcagggagcccagtgcggggctcaatcccaggaccctgggatcatgacctgagccaaaggcagacgcctaaccatctgagccacccaggtgcccctctagtggAGGTTTTGTAGGATTACTTGCTATTGCTATGTTGGCATGTAGCGTTAAACCTCCAAATAATCTGTGGCCAAACTGTCATCCAAAGTACTGAACTTATTTCTTAAAGCTCTATATGTCTGAGTAATAGTAGGGTCTGTGTATTTTCACTTCCCACTCCGATTCTTTTTCTACAGGAATGAGAATTAATGGTGAAAAGAGAGATCACTAACTTCCATGGCATCCATTAACATGTCATATATTGACCCTACAACAGTAATGCTAATTGGGATCCCTGGACTAGAGCACGTGCAATTTTGgattgggttttctttctttgtaatatGCGTGGTGGCTCTTCTGGGAAATATCATTTTACTGATCATCATCCCAGCAGAACGCAGTCTGCATCAACCCATGTACATCTTCCTGGCAGTGTTGGCAGCCACTGATATAGGACTCTGTGTAGCCATTGCTCCCAAGATGTTGGCCATCTTCTGGTTTGGGTCTTGCTCCATGACTTTTGATGCTTGCTTAGCCCAGCTTTTCTTCATCCATGCCTTGCAGGGCATGGAATCTGGCATCCTGTTGGCGATGGCCTTTGACCGCTATGTTGCCATCTGTGATCCACTGAGACACACATCCGTCCTCACACCTTTCATTCTGGTTACTATGGTGCTGGTTGTGGCAATTCGGGCAATGGTGCTTGTTGGCATTTTACCAGTTTTAATCAAAAGACTACATCTTTTCCATTCCATTGTAATTGCCCACTCTTACTGTGAGCACATGGCTGTGGTCAAGTTAGCTGCAGAAGATGTCAGAGTCAATAAGACGTGTGGTCTCCTTGTAGGTTTTACCATATTAGGATTTGACATGATTTTTATCCTCATTTCCTATATCCTTATTTTCCAAGCTGTTTTTCGTCTACACCAAAAGGAGGCACGGCTCAAAGCATTTAATACATGTACAgctcacatttttgttttccttgaattttatattcttgccttcttctccttctttagcCACCGTTTTGGACATGTTGCTCCCCCTACCCACATTCTTCTGTCTACCATCTATCTCCTTGTGCCACCCGCACTCAATCCTATTGTTTACGGTGTAAAAAACAAGGTAATCCGTAAACGTgtggcacagattttttttctgaatcatcaATCCCAGCAGTAAACTATTAAATGGTTATGTTCTTGGAGAGAATATTTTCACTTCCTAGGGGTAGAGACAAGTTGAACTCTGTCTCTACCCCTAGGTAGAGAACTGTGCCTGCATCATCTTTCCCAGTTAAGCAGCTGTGTTCATTATTAGAGGCTTTACTTCAAGATGCCCAAActtaaagacatttattaaaaGGCATTTATTTCACAAACTATAGCTAGgatgaaataaaatctgttcaGGTTAAGCCTGCTATTACCTCTATTCAtgcatttaaattataattttatctttatcaatgtcttcctttttgtttaatttataattcttttaattttttataagaaagttttctgattttcaaaCTTTTGTCCTTTGGAATATTTACATTATAAGCTTGGGATTTCTTTTCAAccactgcttttgttgcatcccaccGTTATTGACATTTTATCTTAACACACAGTCAATTCCAATAAAAGTAAGAAACTGTCATGCATAGTTTCCTAACTTAAACTTTAAATAAACCAACTCAAGACCTCTCATTTTGAGGAGTTCCATATGTCTGCATTCCCAATGTGATATGGGATATCACCTGCTATATGATAGCAGAGAATATTGGCTAAGCTCTAGGATAGAATATTCTAGTATAACAGTCACAACTAAAAGGTTTTTGTCCAGCTCTACAGTGGTGACGCTGATATAAACACTGTTGCCCATAGAACATCACCAGGTCAAACTGGCACCGCCACTTCTGCATCTGCCCTTGAAGTCTGGCTGTTCTACAAAAACTCCATCCCTCAGGGAGAGATGCAGAAGTTTCTAGGTATTTCTCCATGAGTGGGAGTTCTAGTGGAGTAAAAGCCAACCCACAGATCTGCTGTTGAGGCATTTGGAGTCACTGCAGCACTGATGCACAGTTTCATATCCTATCTCTCTGTCTAGCATTGTGGTCTGGTATGTACCTTTAGCATTTGTCCTATCTCATGGCAGGGACCTCACACATATCCCTTATTGATAAATGCCAAAGCCTGTTGCCCTTTGGTATATGGGCTTGCAGGTATACCTTCCTAATGCCAGCCAAGAGGAACGAGTTAGTTTAGCCAGTAACCATCATCCATACCAATGGCATTATCATTCACTTTATCTCAGTTATGTCTAGGACCATTTTATAGTCTATAAGTGGAGAAGGTAAGTCTTTCTCCCAGCACAAATTTACCTTCACTCCAACTTTCATAATCTTTTCTCTGGATTTGGGTCCTTAGATATGAGTAGTAATTCAGTCATGGTGAGGGAAACTTTGCCTGAGTCATCTTTCCCAGTTAAGCAGCTGAGTCAGTTGTTTGCTTGCATGTCTAACATTATTTTATAGCATGGTGCACAATATCGTTCTGTGCCAGTAAGGCACAATTCCTGAGTTACGAACAGTAAAGCTGTCATTCCTGCTACAACCAGAAGTCTGTTACTTCACTCACATAATCAAGTTATCTCTTTTCCTTGTATGGTCACAATAAGACCTGGAACATGAGACGAATGCTTTATCCCTCTAGACATCTACCTTTTGTTCCCTCAGACCACCTCATCCATTTTTATACcacattttcaaaatgtgaaaatctttactgaatttatgtattaaataatttattttatgcaaTTTCTAAAATGCCCTCTCTCTGTTAGGTGGACCTTATATGAAGCAAAGAGCCCATATGCTTCATATCATCCTTGTTTGTTACTACATCTTCAGCACTTACTGGGCCATAGTAGAATTCTAACATACATTCATTGTGTGAATCTTTTCTAATTATGCAGCTGGCTGACCTATTATGTGTTTAGTGGCCTAGCATCCTGACTACCAGAATGTGTTGTAATTGATCTAGAAATAATTGAAGACACTTCTTCAATATTAATTAGTATTCATACACACagatccagaaaacaaaacaacaacaacaacaacaacaacaaaaaaaacacacaggcaAAAAAACTTTACCTATGATAgtgggatcatgagccaaagtCATCACTTTTATCTTAAGTATATCTCTGTACATTCAGTATAAATCTGAATATGAAAATGATTCTGAGAATATTattctggctttttaaaagaaaactttatttatttgacaaagagagcgagagagagagagtacaagcaggagaagcagtagagggagaggtaaaagcagtagaaggagagggagaagcaggatccccgcggAGCAGGGGAGTCCCGATGttgaacttgatcccaggatgctgggttcatgacctgagctgaaggcagttgcttaaccaactgagccaccaaggtgccccagtcTGGATTTCTAAATggactcttttcttctttcttgaatcTTCTTCTTTTCTATGTTCACTGgcaaattttcatcatttttcagcAGAACTAATAAAAATATACCCGTAAACAGTGAAGTTATTTCCTATTTCCCTGATTCCAATTTAAACACAGTTGCTGAACCATTTTTACTTCCAGGATCTGACTTTTCAAGATCCTGATAAATTAATTCCAGTGGAGCCTAATTACATGTaggaaaaatctttaaagtgtcaagattattttctgaaataactcCTGTCAATGTCTTCATATCATcattgaagaaactgaggcagaaagctACCATATCTTCATAAGTTACAACATAGTTTGTAAGTGGTTGTTTGGAGATTCAAACCTGAGCAGTTGTCTCAAACATGACCTTTTATTGCCTCTCTTAGAAttgtatatatgcaaatatatatatcttatctaAGGCAATGTGTAATAGaggataataaaagaaatttagacTACAATAAATATGAACACACAGTTAGCACTTTATTTTGAAGGGAGAaagtgtgaaatcatatggcagtCAGCAAAAAAGTGGTCATGTTATACCTGGCACCTGATAACCCACTtgtccagaaagaagaaataaaaatttcaaggtaAAAACTGACATGATCCTGAATAAATATACATGGAAAGAGGTATTCTAGCTGCAGCAGAAATTGTTAACATATACTAATATGGACTAATGAAAAAACTGTTTTAACAATAGATCTTAAAGAAGCCTAAATCTTTGTATTACATACAATACTGACTATCTTACACAACATTCCATATAAATATGAGTCATTGAacttcaaaacaggaaaaaaaaggcatatcACAGTCAAgagtaaattataaagaaattataaagaaagattattaagaaagaaaaattatgaagaaagataaattataagaaaataccagAACAAAATATTCTCCTGTTTGTAATATAGATTGGGGGTAGATGGTATTAGAATATGCAAGACCTTCAAAGAATGACAACTacagatattttcaaagaatcaacgGAGTCAACCTGAACCACAGtgaggaaacagataaaagaaaaatggtaggACAATTTTTGATATCATCAGGACTTCGAGAAGAGTGTTTGTGGGaagcaatttcatttaaaaactttaaaagaattatagGTATGCAGAGTAAAATAAgactacatgaaaaaaaattccaagaagaaCTCTCTACACAGCATATCCTGACAATttcttcatccatccattcagaAATCTTGCCAAAACCAGTCCAATTTCCAATTTTACAGATTTAAACTGCCTTCAGTCTTATCATTCAGGAGATATAAACATTCCTGTTAGTGAAGACCTACAAATGTACAACAACACAGGAAAAGTCAGAGATATGAGTCAGTAAAATATCTCTGATTAAGCTGATAAGACTGAACAATAGAATAGTCCTGTGGAGCAAACATGGCAGATAAGAGCACATAGTAGTGTAGATATTGGATCATCAGGCAAATATGTTAGGAATAAATAACCTAAATCTGCCATTTCCCAAGAAATTCTCTGAAGAACAAAATCCAGTCAATGAtaattaatactttaaatatcAAAAGTAGAAGATATAGGGATTGGGCTTTTAGAAGgagagttaatttttcttttttcctctataaGTCAACAACTTAGTGAAAGAATAGTTGAAAAGGTTCTTGTTTCAGAATTTGTGAAATGTGAAAGCTTGAATCGATCTCTAATCCTCTTGGTTCTAATACCATAGATCATTGGGTTCACCATGGGTGAAACAAGGAGGTTGATGTTAGCCACAAAGACGTGAATATGAGGAGCCACATGTTGACCAAACCTGTGAGTAAGGAAAGTGAAAAAAGCAGGAGTGTAGGCCATTAAAATCACACACACGGGATCCACAAGTGCCCAAGGTCTTGAGTCGAGCAGCCTTGGATGGAAGATGGAAAACCGTGTAAAGGATAATAACACAGGAACATAGGATCAGTAGGAAATCTAAACCTCCAGTGAAGAAGGCAGCAGTCAGACTGTAGATTCTGCAGATCCTGGTTTCCACACAAGCAAGCTTGATCAGAGCCATAAATTCACAGGAAGTGTGAGGGATGATATTAGTTCTATAGTAAGGAAGCCACCGAAGCATGAAGGGTTGAGGGCTGAAGAGCAAAACCCCACAGAAGACAATAGCCAGCCCCAAGTTCTTGATGACTCTATGTGTCAGGATAGTAGAATGTCTCAGAGGATCGCAGATTGCCACATACCTGTCAAAGGCCATGGCCAAGATAAAACCTGATGCCATGCTGTatagtgaatgaatgagaaacaCTTATACAAGGCAGGCCTGGCTTCAAAATAGATCTCCCTGCTGTGGAACCAAAAAATGCTGAGGATTTTGGGCACAACAGTAGTGGAGAGACCAAGTCAGCCACAGAGAGCATACAGAGGAAGAACATGGGCTCATGCAGATTGGAATCTGCTCTGATAATAAATAGAATAGCAAAATTACCCATGAGAGCTCCCAAGTAGACAAGGCAGAAGGGCACTGACAGCCAAGTGTGGATGGCCTCCATCCCTGGAGTGCCAAGGAGAAGAAAAGTACTGGGATGGAAATTCATATCATTTGACATGATGGAAACTCCTGGCTGAATTCAGTTGTAGGATGGTGTAGACTCTTTCATGttcatttgtccattcatttactgatgttttcatttgttaatttatataaaatatttggcaaTGTTTTATACCCTAAGGAGACAATGATAAATAGGATGCAATCTACTCTAACTTTAGAATTTAACATTCTAATAGTGGAAAAACTGATGCAAACCAATGATTACATTCCCTAGTGATTACTgcaataaaagttatgtgaataaaCCGGGagatttatttcacttgtatGAGTCAGAGGATTCATGGTTATGATGCTTAATCTTGGTTCTGAAGCATTCTGGAcctttaaaataaggataaaattaTACCTCAAATCAAGTTCACAATCAGAAGACATCAGTGCCTCTACTGAGAGATCAAAGAATGTCCTTTGGTTTGTATGTGGGTGAAGATGAAGTAGTTTTTTGAGACCTAAGCTTttatctctgcctccttgtg comes from Mustela erminea isolate mMusErm1 chromosome 9, mMusErm1.Pri, whole genome shotgun sequence and encodes:
- the LOC116599774 gene encoding olfactory receptor 52A1-like; translation: MASINMSYIDPTTVMLIGIPGLEHVQFWIGFSFFVICVVALLGNIILLIIIPAERSLHQPMYIFLAVLAATDIGLCVAIAPKMLAIFWFGSCSMTFDACLAQLFFIHALQGMESGILLAMAFDRYVAICDPLRHTSVLTPFILVTMVLVVAIRAMVLVGILPVLIKRLHLFHSIVIAHSYCEHMAVVKLAAEDVRVNKTCGLLVGFTILGFDMIFILISYILIFQAVFRLHQKEARLKAFNTCTAHIFVFLEFYILAFFSFFSHRFGHVAPPTHILLSTIYLLVPPALNPIVYGVKNKVIRKRVAQIFFLNHQSQQ